CGTACCCTTCAACAAATTCATGAGGCTGGTATCGCTCGGATTCACATTGACAGGACCGAACGGAACCATATCGGGATGCTTTTTCTTCAGGGCATCGAAAATTTTGGGCAGATCGTTAACGGAGTGAATGCCGTCAGCCGTAAAGCCGAGCTCCTTTAACACATCCGCGTCATACACAAAGTTCGTTGGAAGGGACATCCCTTTGTTCGCGGGGATCCCGTAAATATGACCGTTATACGTCGAGGTTTTGAGCAGCTCCGGTCCGAAGTCGCTGTCCAGAATCTTCTTCGTATCCTGTCCGTATTTGTCCAGCAAATCCTCGATCGGATAGAGCTGGTCCTTGGACAAATAAGAAGCAAACTGATCGCGGCTTAAGAAAACGTCCATCTGTTCCCCGCCTTGAAGGGCCAAATTGACTTTTTGCGCATAATCCGTAATGCCGTACACTTTAAAATCGACCTGGACGTTAATTTTTTTCGTCGTGATTTGGTTGATGGCATCGGTTACTTTGCTGAGATCGTCCGGAATATTATTGAACGACGGCATCGCAAAAACGATTTTTTCCGGTTTTGCGCCCGATCCCTCCGAATCCGTCCCTCCCGTATTCGCGCCGGTATTGCCCGCCCCTTTGCCGCAAGCCGCCAGCACGCCGATGCAAAGTACGGTGAATAGAATGAATGCCGTTCTTCTTGTCGTCTTTCTCACCTTGTTGCCTCCCCTTTTTTGTTTGCCTGCTTCCTTAGTTTAAGCGATCGCCGCCCGCTCTCTCTTTAAAAAATCCGCAGCGTTTTTTCGGAAATCCGCAATAAGGAGGCTTACGGTTCAACGCTTGGTTTTCGTTCGAAAGGCATGAGGCGTTTCGCCGGTTATTTTCTTGAACACCGTGGAAAAATAGGAGATGCTGTCAAACCCGGTAAGCAGCGCAACGCCCGCCACGCTTTCATTGCTTTGCAGGAGCAGCTCTTTGGCCGCCCGAATCCGGTATTCATTCAAATAATCTTTGATCGGCATGCCGGTTTCGCGTCTAAACAATTTAGCGACGTAGTCCGGCGTTAAATAAACGGTGGCCGCAATGCTGTCCCGGTTCAAATTTTGCGCATAATTTTCATGAATAAAGGCTTTCACTTTCTCGACAACGCTTTCGGATTGTTTGATTTCCCATAAATAATCGACGGTTTTGTCGGTGATATAAGCCGCCCACTTCATCAAATCCAGGACGCTTTGTTCCGATTTTTTAAACATCATGGAGGAGACGGGATCGGCAAAAAGCTGGTGCGCGTAAATTTTGTTTTTGGCTAAAACGGCATACACAATCTGCGTAAAATCCTGTTGAACGGCGTGCAGGGCCGCCGCATCCAGCTTGTTGCCGGAAATCAAACCCTCCAGCTCATCCCTTAGCCTGTTCACGATTTTGATTTTCTCGCCCTCGATAAACCACTGTTCCAATTCGTTCGCATCAAGCTTGAAAAACTCCCCCGGCGGGCACTCCAGAGAATCGTGCTGGGAATGAACCTTTCCGCGGTACATCATATTTTTCAAATCGAGCGCTTCCAATCGTTCTCTCGTCTGCGCCAGACTGTCCATCGTCATGCTCTCGCTTACATAGCAGGTCGCCGCACACCGGAAAAACTCCCGGCAGTACCGGATCAGCATGCGGCAGCTGCGATGGATCTCGTCGGCCGCGATATGCCCGGGAAGAACGGCAGCGTTGCAAAACCGGTTTTCGTGCATATAACTGATTACCTGTACGGGATTCGGGTCCCCGAGCAAAATTTCCGATGTCAGATTGGCGAACACATACTTGAATACACTTTCGCTCCAGGCGACTTCGATTTCGGATTTCGAGATGCTTGCCAAGACCAAATAATAATTATCCCCGGCATTCAAGGTCAGATCTCTTTTCTGAATTTCGCCTTCGATCAAATCCGGACGAGGGGAGATTGCGGAAAATAAGAGATCCCGCCAAAAGCTTTGTTCGACGACCCCTTTGTTTTTTAACCACCGCTCCCCAAACTGCTGGTATTGCTGTAATTTGTTTTGATTGATGAGCGAATGCACCGTCTTGCGCAGCACCGATTCAATCTTGAGTTTGTCAAACGGTTTGATCAAATAGGCATCGGTATCGTAGGCGATCGCGGTGGAAGCGAATTCAAAGCTTTCATGACAGGTAAAGAACAGGAATGCGCAATCATAATGGTTTTCCCTCACCCATTTGATCATGTCGATCCCCGACCCTTTCGGCATCTCGATATCGCAAATGACGATGTCCGGTGCATGCCGCTCCACGAGCGCTTTGGCGTCCGCAAAATTATGGGCGGTGTATACATGATCGATTCCGAGACCGTTCCAGTCGATAAAATCCCGCAATACCTCCACCGTCGGGATATCGTCATCGATTAACAGACACTGCATGTTGTTCCTCCCGCAGATCGTGCGACATGGGAATCAAGATTTCCACCCGGGCTCCGGACGGTTCGTCGTTAGACAGCTTTAATAAACCGTCTTTCTTATATAATAACCTCAGCGTTTTCTTAATATTTTGAATGCCGATCTGGTCGCTCGACGCTCGCTCAGTTACAGCATCGGCATTGACTTCGTTCATGATTTCCTTCGGAAAACCTTCGCCGTTGTCCTCAATCCGCAATTTGATCCAAGAACCTTCATGATCCGCCGAGAGGGTCGCTTGAATGAAGATCGACAGCATTTTTCCATCCGACCATGCATGCTTGAAAATATTTTCAACGAAGGTTTGGATCAAAAATTGCGGCAGCTGCTGCTGTTCCAATCTCCGGTCAATATCCATCGCATAAAAAATTTGATTCGGAAATTTAATCTCTTGCAGGTGAATGTAGTTTTTCACATGCTCGATTTCTTCCTGGAGGGTGACGTTCACCAATCCGCCTTTGAACATATATCGTAAATATTTCGACAAGTGATGGATCAGTTTCCGGATTTCTTCATTTTTGTCCTGGTAGGTCAAGCTTGAAATCGTTGTGATCGCATTCAGATAAAAATGCGGCTTGATCTGCATTTGCAAATATTTCAGCTCCGCTTTGTTTCGCTCCAATTTTTCTTCGTACGAATGAATTTTCAGCGTTTTGATTTCCTGAACCATGGAAGAGAAGGAATTGTATAATTTGGTGAATTCTAACGACGCCGGCGCCTTCGGCATCCGGTAGTCCCAGTTCCCTTTCTCCACCTCCTTCGTCGCTTTAACAAGCGCTAGAACGGGAATGATAATTTCGCGCGAAAGCCGCCATAAAGCGGTCGGAACGATGAACAGGGAGACCACGCCGAGCGCGATAATGAGCCATTGGATAAACGCCAGTCCCGAGAACA
This genomic window from Paenibacillus humicola contains:
- a CDS encoding sensor histidine kinase, with the translated sequence MMNEINRNSLVFKFSFRIALILAVLLTVLITSNIYSFNVVKANLIRNANYTMAIHINNIQNVLKTASKDLNEIFENSLETISIYPELNANQQYFETLKLRDDLAGKLSSNDNLDLLFVAIHHSDLILAEFSKRLPTSEKLALNDAIQKGKLTPSKASGSRWTVVRTKGNSYLAQIYRTPSMTFGVLIKADTLMAAVKSAADKQNQYVLLDYGGNLIYASDPSFVRNELPVHLQRPVEKQRGKYVISEKIPEFGGLANIIETKGMFSGLAFIQWLIIALGVVSLFIVPTALWRLSREIIIPVLALVKATKEVEKGNWDYRMPKAPASLEFTKLYNSFSSMVQEIKTLKIHSYEEKLERNKAELKYLQMQIKPHFYLNAITTISSLTYQDKNEEIRKLIHHLSKYLRYMFKGGLVNVTLQEEIEHVKNYIHLQEIKFPNQIFYAMDIDRRLEQQQLPQFLIQTFVENIFKHAWSDGKMLSIFIQATLSADHEGSWIKLRIEDNGEGFPKEIMNEVNADAVTERASSDQIGIQNIKKTLRLLYKKDGLLKLSNDEPSGARVEILIPMSHDLREEQHAVSVNR
- a CDS encoding response regulator transcription factor, which codes for MQCLLIDDDIPTVEVLRDFIDWNGLGIDHVYTAHNFADAKALVERHAPDIVICDIEMPKGSGIDMIKWVRENHYDCAFLFFTCHESFEFASTAIAYDTDAYLIKPFDKLKIESVLRKTVHSLINQNKLQQYQQFGERWLKNKGVVEQSFWRDLLFSAISPRPDLIEGEIQKRDLTLNAGDNYYLVLASISKSEIEVAWSESVFKYVFANLTSEILLGDPNPVQVISYMHENRFCNAAVLPGHIAADEIHRSCRMLIRYCREFFRCAATCYVSESMTMDSLAQTRERLEALDLKNMMYRGKVHSQHDSLECPPGEFFKLDANELEQWFIEGEKIKIVNRLRDELEGLISGNKLDAAALHAVQQDFTQIVYAVLAKNKIYAHQLFADPVSSMMFKKSEQSVLDLMKWAAYITDKTVDYLWEIKQSESVVEKVKAFIHENYAQNLNRDSIAATVYLTPDYVAKLFRRETGMPIKDYLNEYRIRAAKELLLQSNESVAGVALLTGFDSISYFSTVFKKITGETPHAFRTKTKR